One Lysobacter enzymogenes DNA segment encodes these proteins:
- a CDS encoding succinate dehydrogenase iron-sulfur subunit, translated as MAQFSLPKNSKIQKGRHWATPGAKQPRTFKVYRWNPDDGMNPRVDTYEVDLASCGPMVLDALIKIKNEIDPTLTFRRSCREGICGSCAMNIDGTNTLACTRAIADCGDAKNDVPIYPLPHMDVVKDLVPDLTHFYAQYASIRPWLRTQSPTPSDRERLQSPADREKLDGLYECILCACCSTSCPSYWWNGDRYLGPAILLQAYRWIIDSRDEDTGARLDDLEDPFKLYRCHTIMNCARTCPKGLNPAQAIGEIKKLMLQRRV; from the coding sequence ATGGCCCAATTCTCACTGCCTAAGAACTCCAAGATCCAGAAGGGCCGCCACTGGGCGACGCCGGGCGCCAAGCAGCCGCGCACCTTCAAGGTCTACCGCTGGAACCCCGACGACGGCATGAACCCGCGCGTCGACACCTACGAGGTCGATCTGGCCTCGTGCGGCCCGATGGTTCTGGACGCGCTGATCAAGATCAAGAACGAGATCGACCCGACCCTGACCTTCCGCCGCTCCTGCCGCGAGGGCATCTGCGGTTCGTGCGCGATGAACATCGACGGCACCAACACCCTGGCGTGCACCCGCGCCATCGCCGATTGCGGCGACGCCAAGAACGACGTGCCGATCTATCCGCTGCCGCACATGGACGTGGTCAAGGACCTGGTTCCGGACCTGACCCACTTCTACGCCCAGTACGCGTCGATCCGCCCGTGGCTGCGCACCCAGAGCCCGACCCCGTCGGACCGCGAGCGCCTGCAGTCGCCGGCCGACCGCGAGAAGCTCGACGGCCTGTACGAGTGCATCCTGTGCGCGTGCTGCTCGACCAGCTGCCCGAGCTACTGGTGGAATGGCGACCGCTACCTCGGCCCGGCGATCCTGCTGCAGGCCTATCGCTGGATCATCGATTCGCGCGATGAGGACACCGGCGCGCGCCTGGACGATCTGGAAGATCCGTTCAAGCTGTATCGCTGCCACACCATCATGAACTGCGCGCGGACCTGCCCGAAGGGCTTGAACCCGGCCCAGGCCATCGGCGAGATCAAGAAGCTGATGCTGCAGCGCCGGGTCTGA
- a CDS encoding MAPEG family protein: MDTKTIFLPALAMAVLTCVVWLRLFYVRIGQMKRDRIHPQSVATSAQAVAKLTESRAADNFRNLFELPVLFYLALVVAALNGLADTATLTLAWLFVALRIAHSAIQCGYNKVMHRFYAYAAGGLALWLLWARIGVGLLT; this comes from the coding sequence ATGGACACCAAGACGATCTTCCTGCCGGCGTTGGCGATGGCCGTGCTGACCTGCGTGGTATGGCTGCGCCTGTTCTACGTGCGCATCGGCCAGATGAAGCGCGATCGCATCCATCCGCAATCGGTGGCGACCTCCGCGCAAGCGGTGGCGAAGCTGACCGAGTCTAGGGCCGCGGACAATTTCCGCAACCTGTTCGAATTGCCGGTGTTGTTCTACCTGGCCCTGGTGGTGGCCGCGCTCAACGGCCTGGCCGACACCGCGACGCTGACCCTGGCCTGGCTGTTCGTCGCTTTGCGCATCGCCCACAGCGCGATCCAATGCGGCTACAACAAGGTCATGCATCGCTTCTACGCCTACGCCGCCGGCGGCCTGGCGCTGTGGCTGCTGTGGGCGCGCATCGGCGTCGGCCTGCTGACGTAA
- a CDS encoding succinate dehydrogenase assembly factor 2 yields the protein MSDTPSADERDELELRRLRWRCRRGMRELDQLFGRYLDRAWRASSEHERGVFLRLLETEDDKLWHWFMGHEEAQDAQLQALVEKIRNLPV from the coding sequence ATGAGCGACACCCCTTCCGCCGACGAGCGCGACGAGCTCGAACTGCGCCGCCTGCGCTGGCGCTGCCGCCGCGGCATGCGCGAGCTCGACCAACTGTTCGGGCGCTATCTCGACCGCGCATGGCGCGCATCGTCCGAACACGAGCGCGGAGTTTTCCTACGCCTGCTGGAAACCGAGGACGATAAGCTCTGGCACTGGTTCATGGGCCATGAGGAAGCGCAGGATGCGCAGTTGCAGGCGTTGGTGGAGAAGATCCGCAACTTGCCGGTCTGA
- a CDS encoding lipoprotein-releasing ABC transporter permease subunit: protein MFKPISVAIGLRYLRAKRRNGFISFISLASIAGIALGVTALITTLAVMSGFQREIRDRMLQMAAHATVSAYGEPLQDWRHAVEMATADQRVAGAAPYVEKEALLSAARQQPAIVRGVDPALEGRVSVLADKMVQGKLDSLTPGSFNIVLGKELALWMGAQVGDSVVVMTADGRSTPMGAMPQLKRFTVSGVFEAGYNEYDKGLAVANMQDMQRVLRMGEGVTGVRLKLHDMDQAWDVARDLAVNLGGPYRVTDWSSDNANMFRALKMEKTVMAILLSLIIAMGAFNLVSSQVMLVTDKQADIAIQRTLGLTPMSVMRIFVVQGTLIGIIGTVLGVIGGIVLTLNLEHILKAIEAVLGVQLLPEDVYYITGLPTDLRTSDVTVIACVALAMAFLATIYPAWRAARTAPAEALRYE, encoded by the coding sequence ATGTTCAAACCCATCTCAGTCGCCATCGGCTTGCGCTATTTGCGCGCCAAGCGCCGCAACGGCTTCATCTCCTTCATCTCGCTCGCCTCCATCGCCGGCATCGCCCTGGGCGTGACCGCGCTGATCACCACCCTGGCGGTGATGAGCGGCTTCCAGCGCGAAATCCGCGACCGCATGCTGCAGATGGCCGCGCACGCCACCGTCAGCGCCTACGGCGAGCCGCTGCAGGACTGGCGCCACGCGGTCGAGATGGCCACCGCCGACCAGCGCGTGGCCGGCGCCGCGCCGTACGTGGAGAAGGAGGCGCTGCTCTCGGCCGCGCGCCAGCAGCCGGCGATCGTGCGCGGCGTCGATCCGGCGCTGGAAGGGCGGGTCTCGGTACTCGCCGACAAGATGGTCCAGGGCAAGCTCGATTCGCTGACGCCGGGCAGCTTCAACATCGTGCTCGGCAAGGAGCTGGCGCTGTGGATGGGCGCCCAGGTCGGCGACAGCGTGGTGGTGATGACCGCCGACGGCCGCAGCACGCCGATGGGCGCGATGCCGCAGCTCAAGCGCTTCACCGTCAGCGGCGTCTTCGAGGCCGGCTACAACGAATACGACAAGGGCCTGGCGGTCGCCAACATGCAGGACATGCAGCGGGTGCTGCGCATGGGCGAGGGCGTCACCGGCGTGCGCCTGAAGCTGCACGACATGGACCAGGCCTGGGACGTGGCGCGCGACCTCGCGGTCAACCTCGGCGGCCCATACCGGGTCACCGACTGGAGCAGCGACAACGCCAACATGTTCCGCGCGCTGAAGATGGAGAAGACGGTGATGGCGATCCTGTTGTCGCTGATCATCGCGATGGGCGCGTTCAACCTGGTGTCTTCGCAGGTGATGCTGGTCACCGACAAGCAGGCCGACATCGCGATCCAGCGCACCCTCGGCCTCACGCCGATGAGCGTGATGCGCATCTTCGTGGTCCAGGGCACCCTGATCGGAATCATCGGCACCGTGCTCGGCGTGATCGGCGGCATCGTGCTGACCCTGAACCTGGAACACATTCTCAAGGCCATCGAGGCCGTGCTCGGCGTGCAGCTGCTGCCCGAGGACGTCTACTACATCACCGGACTGCCGACCGACCTGCGCACGAGCGACGTGACCGTCATCGCCTGCGTCGCGCTGGCCATGGCGTTCCTGGCCACCATCTATCCCGCCTGGCGCGCCGCGCGCACGGCCCCGGCCGAGGCGCTGCGGTATGAGTGA
- a CDS encoding ATP-binding cassette domain-containing protein, with protein sequence MADDIVLSCEGLAMTYSEGKLHTPVFDGLQLSVRRGETVAILGASGAGKSTLLHLLGGLDKPTGGEVYVCGHRMSALSDRSRGILRNESLGFVYQFHHLLPEFTALENVMLPILLSGQPLRLRDWWFGRRPGGMGVGAILLGIPGFLFYDLPRYLTRSYSDVEAARERARSLLESVGLGHRLNHKPGELSGGERQRAAVARALVNRPACVLGDEPTGNLDEKTAATVFELMLALNRDQGTSLVMVTHDRRLARRLDRVMELHEGKLRQLPPGEV encoded by the coding sequence ATGGCCGACGACATCGTGCTGTCCTGCGAAGGGCTGGCGATGACCTATTCGGAAGGCAAGCTGCACACCCCGGTGTTCGACGGTCTGCAACTGTCGGTGCGGCGCGGCGAGACCGTCGCGATTCTGGGCGCATCGGGCGCCGGCAAGAGCACGTTGCTGCATCTGTTGGGCGGACTGGACAAGCCCACCGGCGGCGAGGTCTACGTCTGCGGCCACCGCATGAGCGCGTTGTCGGATCGCTCGCGCGGCATATTGCGCAACGAGTCGCTGGGCTTCGTTTATCAGTTCCACCATCTGCTGCCGGAATTCACCGCGCTCGAGAACGTGATGCTGCCGATCCTGCTCAGCGGCCAGCCGTTGCGGTTGCGCGACTGGTGGTTCGGGCGGCGCCCCGGAGGCATGGGCGTCGGGGCGATCCTGCTCGGCATCCCCGGCTTCCTGTTCTACGACCTGCCGCGTTACTTGACGCGTTCGTATTCCGACGTGGAAGCCGCACGTGAACGCGCGCGCAGCTTGCTCGAATCGGTCGGCCTGGGCCATCGCCTCAATCACAAGCCCGGCGAACTGTCCGGCGGCGAGCGCCAGCGCGCCGCGGTCGCGCGCGCCCTGGTCAACCGCCCGGCCTGCGTGCTCGGCGACGAACCCACCGGCAACCTCGACGAAAAGACCGCCGCGACCGTGTTCGAGCTGATGCTCGCGCTCAACCGCGACCAAGGCACCAGTCTGGTCATGGTGACTCACGACCGCCGCCTGGCCCGGCGCCTGGACCGGGTGATGGAATTGCACGAAGGCAAGCTGCGGCAATTGCCGCCGGGCGAGGTTTGA
- a CDS encoding DNA internalization-related competence protein ComEC/Rec2, which produces MFDAARTPPFGKLVAIALLAGIGAALASPRLLPWPAMALLLAAAATVGWWRLRRARALAAFAFGFALASLHAAHALALQLPPDWERRDVAVSGRIVDLPTHETRRTQFRFRVDDDAAQPAPLRGRLLRLAWYDDDPRSRAALKAGQRWRLQARVRAPRGLRNPGGPDAEKYALAQRLGANGYLRDPAAQARVLAPPAGLDAWREAMCERIATAVTTPGSRFVRALALGDTRGLDDADWEVLRANGLTHLIAISGFHVGLVAGFFALCARGLWRLWPGLGRRVPAVAAAAVAAMLGGLLYAAAAGFALPTVRTWLMIAVVAGLRLARRGGHGVDALALAAIAVVLADPLAVLGAGFWLSFLGVAWLLWCLPTMGEGGWRERLGGFVSAQGVASLGLLPVCAALFGQASLAGPLANLVAVPWWSLLVVPLALLGTGLETLHAGAGEFAWRWAAACFEPGWPGFQALAGSRLALWWLPEPRWFALPLALLGAFWLLLPRGTPGKALAVLLWLPLLWPDRRLPAPGEAELVVIDVGQGLSVLVRTANHSLLFDAGPAVRDGFDAGERAVVPALHALGVRRLDAAVASHGDQDHAGGLAAVLRAFPAPLRFAPPDVEGAALRGLRLRTCEAGREWRWDGVRLRFLHPPAHFPYLRNESSCVLRIDTEHGSALLTGDIGEVVERDLVRRAALSPADSLRADVVLIAHHGSAESSDPAFVRATGARYALASSGHGNRFGHPRADVLERWRRAGAAVADTAADGALRIRLGAPAHGRESGAGPVLESRRQAHPRLWDAARRAPGLSYRPD; this is translated from the coding sequence ATGTTCGACGCGGCAAGGACGCCGCCCTTCGGGAAACTCGTCGCGATCGCCTTGCTCGCCGGCATCGGCGCCGCGCTGGCGTCGCCGCGGTTGCTTCCCTGGCCGGCGATGGCGCTGCTGTTGGCGGCGGCGGCGACGGTCGGCTGGTGGCGCTTGCGGCGCGCCCGCGCGCTGGCCGCGTTCGCGTTCGGCTTCGCATTGGCGAGCCTGCATGCGGCGCATGCGTTGGCGCTGCAATTGCCGCCGGATTGGGAACGGCGCGACGTCGCCGTCAGCGGCCGCATCGTCGATCTGCCGACGCACGAAACGCGCCGCACCCAGTTCCGCTTCCGCGTCGACGACGATGCGGCGCAACCGGCGCCGCTGCGCGGGCGCCTGCTGCGCCTGGCGTGGTACGACGACGATCCGCGCTCGCGCGCGGCGTTGAAGGCCGGCCAGCGCTGGCGCCTGCAGGCGCGGGTGCGCGCGCCGCGCGGACTGCGCAACCCGGGCGGTCCGGATGCGGAGAAGTACGCGCTGGCGCAGCGCCTGGGCGCGAACGGCTACTTGCGCGATCCCGCCGCCCAGGCGCGCGTGCTGGCGCCGCCGGCCGGCCTGGACGCCTGGCGCGAAGCGATGTGCGAGCGCATCGCCACGGCGGTGACGACGCCGGGATCGCGCTTCGTGCGCGCGCTCGCGCTCGGCGACACCCGCGGCCTCGACGACGCCGATTGGGAGGTGTTGCGCGCCAACGGCCTCACCCACCTGATCGCGATTTCCGGTTTCCATGTCGGCCTGGTCGCCGGTTTCTTCGCCTTGTGCGCGCGCGGCCTGTGGCGGCTGTGGCCGGGACTGGGCCGGCGCGTGCCGGCGGTGGCAGCGGCGGCGGTGGCAGCGATGCTCGGCGGCCTGTTGTACGCGGCCGCGGCCGGCTTCGCCCTGCCGACCGTGCGCACCTGGCTGATGATCGCGGTGGTGGCCGGATTGCGGCTGGCGCGCCGCGGCGGCCATGGCGTCGACGCATTGGCCCTGGCCGCGATCGCGGTCGTGCTGGCCGATCCGCTGGCCGTGCTCGGCGCCGGTTTCTGGCTCAGCTTCCTCGGCGTGGCCTGGTTGCTGTGGTGCCTGCCGACGATGGGCGAAGGCGGCTGGCGCGAGCGCCTGGGCGGCTTCGTCTCGGCTCAGGGCGTGGCCAGCCTGGGCTTGCTGCCGGTGTGCGCGGCGCTGTTCGGCCAGGCCTCGCTGGCCGGACCGCTGGCGAACCTGGTCGCGGTGCCGTGGTGGAGCCTGCTGGTGGTGCCGCTGGCCTTGCTCGGCACCGGCCTGGAAACCCTGCACGCGGGCGCCGGCGAGTTCGCCTGGCGCTGGGCCGCGGCCTGTTTCGAACCCGGTTGGCCCGGGTTCCAGGCCCTGGCCGGCAGCCGCCTGGCCTTGTGGTGGCTGCCCGAGCCGCGCTGGTTCGCCTTGCCGTTGGCCTTGCTCGGCGCGTTCTGGTTGCTGCTGCCGCGCGGCACTCCCGGCAAGGCGCTGGCGGTGTTGCTGTGGCTGCCGCTGCTGTGGCCGGATCGGCGCCTGCCCGCGCCGGGCGAGGCCGAACTGGTGGTGATCGACGTGGGGCAGGGCCTGTCGGTGCTGGTGCGCACCGCGAACCACAGCCTATTGTTCGACGCCGGCCCGGCGGTGCGCGACGGTTTCGACGCCGGCGAGCGCGCGGTGGTGCCGGCGCTGCACGCCCTGGGCGTGCGCCGGCTCGATGCGGCGGTCGCCAGCCACGGCGACCAGGATCATGCCGGCGGCCTGGCCGCGGTGCTGCGCGCGTTTCCCGCGCCGTTGCGGTTCGCGCCGCCGGACGTCGAAGGCGCGGCGCTGCGCGGCTTGCGCCTGCGGACCTGCGAGGCCGGCCGCGAATGGCGCTGGGACGGCGTGCGCCTGCGTTTCCTGCATCCGCCCGCGCACTTTCCCTATCTGCGCAACGAGTCCAGCTGCGTGCTGCGCATCGACACCGAACACGGCAGCGCGCTGCTGACCGGCGACATCGGCGAAGTGGTCGAGCGCGATCTGGTCCGGCGCGCGGCGCTGTCCCCGGCCGACAGCTTGCGCGCCGACGTGGTCTTGATCGCCCACCACGGCAGCGCCGAATCCTCCGATCCGGCGTTCGTGCGCGCGACCGGCGCGCGCTACGCGCTGGCGTCCAGCGGCCACGGCAATCGTTTCGGCCATCCGCGCGCGGATGTGCTCGAGCGTTGGCGCCGGGCCGGCGCGGCGGTCGCCGACACCGCCGCGGACGGCGCCCTGCGGATTCGGCTGGGCGCGCCGGCGCACGGGCGCGAAAGCGGGGCCGGCCCGGTTCTGGAATCGCGACGCCAAGCACACCCGCGGCTGTGGGACGCGGCCCGGCGCGCGCCTGGGCTATCCTATCGCCCGGATTGA
- a CDS encoding MotA/TolQ/ExbB proton channel family protein, with amino-acid sequence MLELVKAGGWPMIPLLILSALALAIIIERLWTLRRRAVLPPNLGQEVRAWAAGGKLDPAHIESLRATAPLGALLAAALDVRGRPREEIRERIEDVGRHLVHRMERYLNTLGTIAAAGPLLGLFGTVVGMIQMFLVINDQGIGDVNQLAGGIGKALVCTATGMIVAIPALIAHRWFRGRVSEYIVAMEHEAIALVDVLQQHPGEGRASEPRPVRLAGGQG; translated from the coding sequence GTGCTGGAACTGGTGAAGGCCGGCGGTTGGCCGATGATTCCGTTGTTGATCCTGTCGGCGCTGGCCCTGGCGATCATCATCGAGCGGCTGTGGACCCTGCGCCGGCGCGCGGTGCTGCCGCCGAACCTGGGCCAGGAAGTGCGCGCCTGGGCCGCCGGCGGCAAGCTCGACCCCGCCCACATCGAATCGCTGCGCGCGACCGCGCCGCTGGGCGCGCTGCTGGCCGCCGCGCTCGACGTGCGCGGCCGTCCGCGCGAGGAAATCCGCGAACGCATCGAGGACGTGGGCCGGCATCTGGTCCATCGCATGGAGCGCTACCTGAACACGCTCGGCACCATCGCCGCGGCCGGCCCGCTGCTCGGCCTGTTCGGCACCGTGGTCGGCATGATCCAGATGTTCCTGGTCATCAACGACCAAGGCATCGGCGACGTCAACCAGCTCGCCGGCGGCATCGGCAAGGCGCTGGTGTGCACCGCCACCGGCATGATCGTGGCGATCCCGGCGCTGATCGCGCACCGCTGGTTCCGCGGCCGCGTGTCCGAGTACATCGTGGCGATGGAGCACGAGGCCATCGCCCTGGTCGACGTGCTGCAACAGCATCCCGGCGAAGGCCGCGCCAGCGAGCCGCGTCCGGTGCGCCTGGCCGGCGGCCAGGGCTGA
- a CDS encoding ExbD/TolR family protein, with protein MRIRDRRADDEPEINLVPLIDVILVLIIFFVVTATFDARSVLKLELPRATGEPSGDASQALVVLVNAEGRYFVGDREVLRDDLESLKTTIAEVAGDDRDRTVMLRADARTPYQAVVTVYDALGQLGFRKIMSATAPPPGAAARPAAAPAGASR; from the coding sequence ATGCGCATCCGCGACCGCCGCGCCGACGACGAGCCGGAGATCAACCTGGTCCCGTTGATCGACGTGATCCTGGTGCTGATCATCTTCTTCGTGGTCACCGCGACCTTCGACGCCCGCTCGGTGCTCAAGCTGGAACTGCCGCGCGCCACCGGCGAGCCGTCCGGCGACGCCAGCCAGGCGCTGGTGGTGTTGGTCAACGCCGAGGGCCGCTATTTCGTCGGCGACCGCGAAGTGCTGCGCGACGATCTGGAGTCGCTCAAGACCACGATAGCGGAGGTCGCCGGCGACGACCGCGACCGCACCGTGATGCTGCGCGCCGACGCGCGCACGCCGTACCAGGCGGTGGTCACCGTCTACGACGCGCTCGGCCAGCTCGGCTTCCGCAAGATCATGAGCGCGACCGCGCCGCCGCCGGGCGCCGCCGCCAGGCCCGCCGCGGCGCCGGCTGGGGCGAGCCGGTGA
- the msbA gene encoding lipid A export permease/ATP-binding protein MsbA, with product MTAHSDASPWQTYRRLLRFALPYRGLLWLAGIGMLIEAVAGAGFTKLMDPIINQTFIAKNTSVAVWLPAAIVGLFVLRGIAGYITDYYMAKAGRGVARDLRVQVLGKYLRLPGSRFDTEPVPSMLVRLGSDSDQVAQASVDAMKVMVQQSTQALALLVVMLWTSWQVTVAVFLMAPPLAWVMDKVGRRYRRISHRIQESGAQLLLAADQALSNQQEVKVYGAQKSELGRYGAIADHYLKLSLKVESTRSIASGMVQLMGSVGLALLLFVAGREAFAGRLDAGGFVTLMVSMMAIIPNLRQLTNVQNMLQRGVASAERLFEVLDAAEEPDSGERALARSQGLIEFRGVTARYPGQERPALADVSFLARPGTVTAIVGRSGSGKSSLIKLIPRFYDPESGQILLDGHDLADYKLADLRRQIALVGQQVMLFDGTIAANVAYGEMQDAGADALARAIQGANAAEFVDQLPAGLDTAIGAKGGKLSGGQRQRLAIARAMLKDAPILILDEATAALDTESERLVQDALERLMPDRTTLVIAHRLSTIEHADQVLVMDQGRIVERGSHSELLAQGGLYAHLHRMQFREAE from the coding sequence GTGACGGCGCATTCCGACGCCTCGCCGTGGCAGACCTACCGCCGGCTGCTGCGCTTCGCGCTGCCGTACCGCGGCCTGTTGTGGCTGGCGGGGATCGGCATGCTGATCGAGGCCGTCGCCGGCGCGGGCTTCACCAAGTTGATGGACCCGATCATCAACCAGACCTTCATCGCCAAGAACACCTCGGTGGCGGTGTGGCTGCCGGCGGCGATCGTCGGCTTGTTCGTGCTGCGCGGCATCGCCGGCTACATCACCGACTACTACATGGCCAAGGCCGGCCGCGGCGTCGCCCGCGACCTGCGCGTGCAGGTGCTGGGCAAGTACCTGCGCCTGCCGGGCTCGCGTTTCGACACCGAGCCGGTGCCGTCGATGCTGGTGCGGCTGGGCTCGGACAGCGACCAGGTCGCGCAGGCTTCGGTCGATGCGATGAAGGTGATGGTGCAGCAGTCGACCCAGGCGCTGGCGTTGCTGGTGGTGATGCTGTGGACGAGCTGGCAGGTCACCGTCGCGGTGTTCCTGATGGCGCCGCCGCTGGCCTGGGTCATGGACAAGGTCGGCCGCCGCTACCGCCGCATCAGCCACCGCATCCAGGAGAGCGGGGCGCAGTTGCTGCTGGCCGCGGACCAGGCGCTGTCGAACCAGCAGGAAGTGAAGGTCTACGGCGCGCAGAAGTCCGAACTCGGCCGTTACGGCGCGATCGCCGACCACTATCTCAAGCTCAGCCTCAAGGTCGAATCCACGCGTTCCATCGCCTCGGGCATGGTCCAGCTGATGGGTTCGGTCGGTCTGGCGCTGTTGCTGTTCGTGGCCGGGCGCGAGGCCTTCGCCGGGCGCCTGGATGCCGGCGGGTTCGTGACCCTGATGGTGTCGATGATGGCGATCATCCCGAACCTGCGCCAGCTCACCAACGTGCAGAACATGCTCCAGCGCGGCGTGGCCTCGGCCGAGCGCCTGTTCGAGGTGCTCGACGCCGCCGAGGAGCCCGACAGCGGCGAGCGCGCGCTCGCGCGCAGCCAGGGCCTGATCGAGTTCCGCGGCGTCACCGCGCGCTATCCGGGCCAGGAGCGTCCGGCCCTGGCCGATGTCAGCTTCCTCGCCCGGCCCGGCACGGTCACCGCCATCGTCGGCCGCTCCGGCAGCGGCAAGTCGAGCCTGATCAAGCTGATCCCGCGCTTCTACGATCCCGAATCCGGGCAGATCCTGCTCGACGGCCACGACCTGGCCGACTACAAGCTCGCCGACCTGCGCCGCCAGATCGCCCTGGTCGGCCAGCAGGTGATGCTGTTCGACGGCACCATCGCCGCCAACGTCGCCTACGGCGAAATGCAGGACGCCGGCGCCGACGCGCTGGCGCGCGCGATCCAGGGCGCCAACGCGGCCGAATTCGTCGACCAGTTGCCCGCCGGCCTCGACACCGCGATCGGCGCCAAGGGCGGCAAGCTCTCCGGCGGCCAGCGCCAGCGCCTGGCGATCGCCCGCGCCATGCTCAAGGACGCGCCGATCCTGATCCTCGACGAGGCCACCGCCGCGCTCGACACCGAATCCGAGCGACTGGTGCAGGACGCGCTGGAACGGCTGATGCCCGACCGCACCACCCTGGTGATCGCCCACCGCCTGTCGACCATCGAACACGCCGACCAGGTGCTGGTGATGGACCAGGGCCGCATCGTCGAACGCGGCTCGCACAGCGAACTGCTTGCCCAGGGCGGGCTGTACGCGCACCTGCACCGCATGCAGTTCCGCGAGGCCGAATGA
- the lpxK gene encoding tetraacyldisaccharide 4'-kinase, which produces MSAERRGGPPAYWYDDRSVPAYARLLAALYGAVTGLRRSLYRRGLKRRRHPGVPVIVVGNITAGGAGKTPLTIALVQRLKQEGWTPGVATRGYGRDDAAAALWVERNTDARLGGDEPVLIARRTGAKVRADRDRASAARALAEAGCDIVVCDDGLQHYRLARDIEIEVVDGRRRYGNGRLLPAGPLREPPERGARCDFRVINLPQAAGGEAAPGAGFGEWPMRLVADQAQPLLGARPLKLEAFAGQRVHAVAGIGDPERYFAMLRGVGIAVVPHAFPDHHRYAAADFAFGSKLPVLLTEKDAVKIPLDGQGGFDPESYYSVPVRAELPEAFWVSLLDKLQAFKRK; this is translated from the coding sequence ATGAGCGCCGAACGCCGCGGCGGCCCGCCCGCTTATTGGTACGACGACCGTTCGGTGCCGGCGTACGCGCGCCTGCTCGCCGCGCTGTACGGCGCGGTCACCGGCTTGCGCCGCAGTCTCTACCGCCGAGGCCTCAAGCGCCGCCGCCATCCCGGCGTGCCGGTGATCGTGGTCGGCAACATCACCGCCGGCGGCGCCGGCAAGACGCCGCTGACCATCGCCCTGGTCCAGCGGCTGAAGCAGGAAGGCTGGACTCCGGGCGTCGCCACCCGCGGCTACGGCCGCGACGATGCCGCCGCGGCGCTGTGGGTCGAGCGCAACACCGATGCGCGCCTGGGCGGCGACGAACCGGTGCTGATCGCACGCCGCACCGGCGCCAAGGTCCGCGCCGATCGCGACCGCGCCAGCGCCGCGCGCGCCTTGGCCGAAGCCGGCTGCGACATCGTGGTCTGCGACGACGGCCTGCAGCACTATCGGCTGGCGCGCGACATCGAGATCGAAGTGGTCGACGGCCGCCGCCGCTACGGCAACGGCCGGTTGCTGCCGGCCGGCCCCTTGCGCGAGCCGCCCGAACGCGGCGCGCGCTGCGATTTCCGGGTGATCAACCTGCCGCAGGCCGCCGGCGGCGAAGCCGCGCCCGGCGCGGGGTTCGGCGAATGGCCGATGCGCCTGGTCGCCGACCAGGCCCAGCCCTTGCTCGGCGCGCGTCCGCTCAAGCTCGAGGCCTTCGCCGGCCAGCGCGTGCACGCGGTCGCCGGCATCGGCGACCCGGAGCGCTACTTCGCCATGCTGCGCGGCGTCGGCATCGCCGTGGTCCCGCACGCGTTTCCCGATCATCACCGCTACGCCGCCGCCGATTTCGCGTTCGGCAGCAAGCTGCCGGTGCTGCTGACCGAGAAGGACGCGGTCAAGATCCCGCTCGACGGGCAGGGCGGCTTCGATCCGGAGTCGTACTACAGCGTGCCGGTGCGCGCGGAGCTGCCCGAGGCGTTCTGGGTGTCGTTGCTGGACAAGCTGCAGGCGTTCAAGCGCAAGTGA